The following proteins are encoded in a genomic region of Zea mays cultivar B73 chromosome 9, Zm-B73-REFERENCE-NAM-5.0, whole genome shotgun sequence:
- the LOC100383377 gene encoding uncharacterized protein LOC100383377, with product MAPPAAQAQLLLSNHPSPLLSPPQRRRLLGGPPPRSHTCAIRHHHGHDKCASSSSTRLRHALRPPAATAVAIAPGDHWGNWAFLLSAAAFGTWAEENTSWGAALSGALVSIMAGLAATAVGLVTPGAPAHDAVMEYLLPAAVPLLLLGADLRRVVRTTGDLLKAFLLGSVATVIGTTVAYLLIPMRSLGQDSWKIAAALMGSYIGGAVNYVAISEALGLTPSVLAAGVAADNLISALYFMALFSLASNIPAEPKTATASPQKDGERLSVLNGGAAVALSFIICKAGSAMAARLGLQGGTLPCVTALAVFLATAFPAPLSRLAPAGETLALILMQLFFAVVGANGNVVDAVTRAPSVFAFALVQVSVHMAVVLAAGRVIGIDRKPLLIASNANIGGPTTAAAMATAKGWTSLVVPGILVGIFGISIATFLGIGYGMFVLRRIRG from the exons ATGGCGCCACCCGCCGCTCAGGCTCAGCTCCTCCTCTCCAACCACCCCTCGCCGTTGCTGTCGCCGCCGCAACGTCGTCGCCTCCTCGGTGGACCGCCGCCTCGCTCACACACCTGCGCCATCCGGCACCACCACGGCCACGACAAgtgcgcctcctcctcctccactcGCCTTCGCCACGCCCTCCGCCCGCCCGCCGCCACCGCCGTGGCCATCGCGCCCGGCGACCACTGGGGAAACTGGGCcttcctcctctccgccgccgcgTTCGGCACATG GGCGGAGGAGAACACGTCGTGGGGCGCCGCGCTCAGCGGGGCGCTGGTCAGCATCATGGCCGGCCTGGCTGCCACGGCCGTCGGCCTCGTCACCCCCGGGGCGCCCGCGCACGACGCCGTCATGGAGTACCTGCTGCCGGCCGCCGTCCCGCTGCTGCTCCTCGGCGCCGACCTCCGCCGCGTCGTCCGCACCACCGGCGACCTCCTCAAGGCATTCCTGCTCGGATCTG TTGCAACTGTAATCGGCACGACGGTGGCCTATCTGCTGATCCCCATGAGATCGCTGGGCCAAGATAGCTGGAAGATCGCAGCTGCACTCATGGGCAGCTACATTGGCGGAG CGGTGAACTACGTCGCCATCTCGGAAGCTCTAGGCCTCACGCCGTCCGTCCTTGCCGCCGGCGTCGCAGCGGACAACCTCATCTCGGCGCTCTACTTCATGGCGCTCTTCTCACTGGCGTCAAACATCCCAGCAGAGCCCAAGACGGCGACGGCGAGTCCGCAGAAGGACGGCGAGCGGCTGTCGGTGCTGAACGGTGGCGCGGCGGTCGCTTTGTCCTTCATCATCTGCAAGGCCGGGTCGGCCATGGCCGCGCGGCTGGGGCTCCAGGGCGGCACGCTGCCCTGCGTCACGGCGCTGGCCGTGTTCCTGGCCACGGCGTTCCCGGCGCCGCTCAGCAGGCTGGCGCCTGCCGGCGAGACCCTGGCGCTCATCCTCATGCAGCTCTTCTTCGCCGTCGTCGGTGCCAACGGCAACGTCGTGGACGCCGTCACCCGGGCGcccagcgtcttcgccttcgcgctCGTGCAGGTGTCCGTCCACATGGCCGTGGTGCTCGCCGCCGGCAGGGTTATTGGGATCGACAGGAAGCCGCTGCTCATCGCCTCCAACGCCAACATAGGCGGCCCCACCACCGCAGCCGCCATGGCCACGGCCAAAGGCTGGACCTCGCTCGTCGTGCCCGGGATCCTCGTCGGCATCTTCGGGATCTCCATTGCCACGTTTCTTGGCATCGGATATGGCATGTTCGTGCTCAGAAGGATCCGCGGCTGA
- the LOC100280993 gene encoding 60S ribosomal protein L9, with protein MKTILASETMDIPEGVMVTVAAKLVTVEGPRGKLTRNFKHLNLDFQLQEAGRKLKVDAWFGTRRTMAAIRTAISHVQNLIKGVTKGYRYKMRFVYAHFPINASITNSNTAIEIRNFLGEKKVRKVDMLDGVTILRSEKVKDELILDGNDVELVSRSAALINQKCHVKKKDIRKFLDGIYVSDKGVIEEEQ; from the exons ATGAAGACGATCCTGGCGTCGGAGACGATGGACATCCCGGAGGGCGTCATGGTCACGGTGGCCGCCAAGCTGGTCACGGTGGAGGGCCCCCGCGGCAAGCTCACCCGCAACTTCAAGCACCTCAACCTCGACTTCCAGCTGCAGGAGGCCGGCCGCAAGCTCAAGGTGGACGCCTGGTTCGGCACCCGCCGCACCATGGCCGCCATCCGCACCGCCATCTCCCACGTCCAGAACCTCATCAAGGGGGTCACCAAGGGCTACCGCTACAAGATGAGGTTCGTCTACGCCCACTTCCCCATCAACGCCTCCATCACCAACAGCAACACAGCCATCGAGATTAGGAACTTCCTCGGCGAGAAGAAG GTCAGGAAGGTGGACATGCTTGATGGCGTGACCATCCTCCGGTCCGAGAAGGTCAAGGATGAGCTCATCCTTGACGGAAACGACGTCGAGCTCGTATCTCGCTCCGCCGCCCTCATCAACCAG AAATGtcatgtgaagaagaaggatatcCGAAAGTTTTTGGACGGTATCTATGTGAGCGACAAGGGCGTCATCGAAGAGGAGCAGTGA
- the LOC100383377 gene encoding uncharacterized protein isoform X1: MAPPAAQAQLLLSNHPSPLLSPPQRRRLLGGPPPRSHTCAIRHHHGHDKCASSSSTRLRHALRPPAATAVAIAPGDHWGNWAFLLSAAAFGTWAEENTSWGAALSGALVSIMAGLAATAVGLVTPGAPAHDAVMEYLLPAAVPLLLLGADLRRVVRTTGDLLKAFLLGSVATVIGTTVAYLLIPMRSLGQDSWKIAAALMGSYIGGADNLISALYFMALFSLASNIPAEPKTATASPQKDGERLSVLNGGAAVALSFIICKAGSAMAARLGLQGGTLPCVTALAVFLATAFPAPLSRLAPAGETLALILMQLFFAVVGANGNVVDAVTRAPSVFAFALVQVSVHMAVVLAAGRVIGIDRKPLLIASNANIGGPTTAAAMATAKGWTSLVVPGILVGIFGISIATFLGIGYGMFVLRRIRG; this comes from the exons ATGGCGCCACCCGCCGCTCAGGCTCAGCTCCTCCTCTCCAACCACCCCTCGCCGTTGCTGTCGCCGCCGCAACGTCGTCGCCTCCTCGGTGGACCGCCGCCTCGCTCACACACCTGCGCCATCCGGCACCACCACGGCCACGACAAgtgcgcctcctcctcctccactcGCCTTCGCCACGCCCTCCGCCCGCCCGCCGCCACCGCCGTGGCCATCGCGCCCGGCGACCACTGGGGAAACTGGGCcttcctcctctccgccgccgcgTTCGGCACATG GGCGGAGGAGAACACGTCGTGGGGCGCCGCGCTCAGCGGGGCGCTGGTCAGCATCATGGCCGGCCTGGCTGCCACGGCCGTCGGCCTCGTCACCCCCGGGGCGCCCGCGCACGACGCCGTCATGGAGTACCTGCTGCCGGCCGCCGTCCCGCTGCTGCTCCTCGGCGCCGACCTCCGCCGCGTCGTCCGCACCACCGGCGACCTCCTCAAGGCATTCCTGCTCGGATCTG TTGCAACTGTAATCGGCACGACGGTGGCCTATCTGCTGATCCCCATGAGATCGCTGGGCCAAGATAGCTGGAAGATCGCAGCTGCACTCATGGGCAGCTACATTGGCGGAG CGGACAACCTCATCTCGGCGCTCTACTTCATGGCGCTCTTCTCACTGGCGTCAAACATCCCAGCAGAGCCCAAGACGGCGACGGCGAGTCCGCAGAAGGACGGCGAGCGGCTGTCGGTGCTGAACGGTGGCGCGGCGGTCGCTTTGTCCTTCATCATCTGCAAGGCCGGGTCGGCCATGGCCGCGCGGCTGGGGCTCCAGGGCGGCACGCTGCCCTGCGTCACGGCGCTGGCCGTGTTCCTGGCCACGGCGTTCCCGGCGCCGCTCAGCAGGCTGGCGCCTGCCGGCGAGACCCTGGCGCTCATCCTCATGCAGCTCTTCTTCGCCGTCGTCGGTGCCAACGGCAACGTCGTGGACGCCGTCACCCGGGCGcccagcgtcttcgccttcgcgctCGTGCAGGTGTCCGTCCACATGGCCGTGGTGCTCGCCGCCGGCAGGGTTATTGGGATCGACAGGAAGCCGCTGCTCATCGCCTCCAACGCCAACATAGGCGGCCCCACCACCGCAGCCGCCATGGCCACGGCCAAAGGCTGGACCTCGCTCGTCGTGCCCGGGATCCTCGTCGGCATCTTCGGGATCTCCATTGCCACGTTTCTTGGCATCGGATATGGCATGTTCGTGCTCAGAAGGATCCGCGGCTGA